One region of Thiorhodovibrio frisius genomic DNA includes:
- a CDS encoding DUF6088 family protein produces MKAAATTAQAVRERIAAHPAGTPFTPTLFAGMGSRAAIDQTLMRLTKEGRIERLGRGLYNTPRTSRFGLKTQPSPETVAQTLAASEGATIEIHGAEAARRFGLSTQVPAQPIFYTTGASRTVRLGKLQIRLRHVAARKLALAGRPAGQALSALWYLGRQQVTPATFEHIAAKLPQVEFEALRHAKASMPAWMLDALRRYEQDAGIHA; encoded by the coding sequence ATGAAAGCAGCCGCGACAACAGCGCAAGCGGTCCGCGAGCGTATCGCCGCTCACCCCGCTGGAACGCCCTTTACGCCAACCCTGTTTGCTGGGATGGGTTCGCGTGCGGCCATTGATCAGACTCTGATGCGCCTCACCAAAGAGGGCCGCATTGAGCGGCTCGGTCGTGGCCTCTACAACACACCAAGAACCAGTCGCTTTGGTCTGAAAACGCAGCCCTCCCCGGAAACTGTGGCGCAGACACTGGCCGCCAGCGAAGGCGCAACGATTGAGATCCACGGGGCCGAGGCCGCGCGCCGATTTGGCTTGAGCACCCAGGTACCTGCGCAACCAATCTTCTACACCACGGGCGCCTCGCGCACCGTTCGGCTCGGCAAGCTGCAGATTCGCCTGCGGCATGTCGCGGCACGCAAACTCGCACTCGCCGGTCGCCCGGCTGGCCAGGCCTTGTCCGCGTTGTGGTATCTCGGTCGTCAACAGGTCACGCCGGCAACCTTCGAGCATATCGCGGCCAAACTGCCCCAGGTGGAGTTCGAGGCGTTGCGTCACGCGAAGGCGTCCATGCCGGCTTGGATGCTGGATGCGTTGCGCCGGTATGAGCAGGACGCAGGGATACATGCCTGA
- a CDS encoding ExeA family protein, translating to MYQKHFALTAFPFDVTPEPDALFASSSLAEAEARLKHLLELRGIGLVTGEAGSGKTTVCRKVAAELHPGLYRVFYVPLSTGNVMDMYKSVAWELGLPTERNRAAAFRVIRTEISRLTLEARQCPVLIVDEAHHLRNDVLEDLRLLTNYRMDAENRLCLLLVGLTELRRRLAMAVHESLAQRVVVRHHLSGLTREEVPGYLTHRLRLAGCELEVFEPAAVEALFQATQGMPRKLNRLAHYALISAASEKARTVSIDHVQLAREEVGP from the coding sequence ATGTATCAGAAGCATTTCGCACTCACGGCTTTTCCCTTTGATGTCACGCCGGAGCCGGATGCGCTCTTTGCCTCCAGTTCCCTGGCCGAGGCCGAGGCGCGGTTGAAGCACTTGCTCGAGTTGCGCGGCATTGGCCTGGTCACCGGCGAGGCGGGATCGGGGAAAACCACGGTGTGCCGCAAGGTGGCGGCGGAGCTGCATCCGGGCTTGTATCGGGTGTTCTATGTGCCGCTCTCGACGGGTAATGTGATGGATATGTACAAGTCGGTGGCCTGGGAGTTGGGACTGCCGACGGAGCGCAATCGCGCGGCGGCCTTTCGGGTGATTCGCACGGAGATTTCGCGTTTGACCCTGGAGGCGAGGCAGTGCCCGGTGCTGATCGTCGATGAGGCGCATCACTTGCGCAATGATGTCTTGGAGGATTTGCGCTTGCTGACCAATTACCGCATGGATGCGGAGAATCGCTTGTGTCTACTGCTGGTGGGACTGACGGAGTTGCGCCGGCGCTTGGCGATGGCGGTGCATGAGTCGTTGGCGCAGCGCGTTGTGGTGCGTCATCACTTGAGCGGCCTGACGCGCGAGGAGGTGCCTGGGTATTTGACCCATCGCCTGCGCTTGGCGGGATGTGAGCTTGAGGTGTTCGAGCCGGCGGCGGTGGAGGCTTTGTTTCAGGCGACTCAGGGGATGCCACGCAAGCTCAATCGGCTGGCGCATTATGCGTTGATCAGCGCGGCGAGCGAGAAGGCGCGCACGGTGAGCATTGATCACGTGCAGCTGGCACGTGAGGAGGTGGGGCCATGA
- a CDS encoding DDE-type integrase/transposase/recombinase, translating to MTDCDSDAERRQQIALFRHQVIGELVHFPEGHKGLYALIEQKAARDYVIPGSQRTRVAAETIRDWLKAYRRGGFDALLPKPRADRGQSRRLPAEVVETLLAIKEANPKLSVQLVIRAARERPEVPEALPLPPSTVHRLLARHGLMEPPKETPIDQDRRRFAFAQAGELWMSDVMHGPSVVVGGRVKRKTYLIAFIDDATRVIPHAAFALSENTRAFLPVLKTAVAKRGLPARLYVDNGANYRSQQLALVCAKLGIALIHARPYRPQGKGKIERWFKTVRAQLLTRLTSEDTASLEALNRRLATWVEGEYHLSPHRALEGLTPLERWAQSAEALRYPEPSLDLADVFLFEAQRKVQKDRTVSLNGVVYEVDALLVGETVTLRFDPEAPPERGVQVCHHGKRIEVARPVQTYANCFVRRERPSSTLHSDTPAAEPAPSALRLRELPDDGEVR from the coding sequence ATGACTGATTGTGATTCCGACGCCGAACGGCGCCAGCAGATCGCCTTGTTTCGCCACCAGGTGATTGGCGAGCTCGTGCATTTTCCCGAGGGCCACAAGGGGCTGTATGCGCTGATTGAGCAGAAAGCCGCGCGTGACTATGTCATCCCCGGCAGCCAACGCACCCGGGTGGCGGCCGAGACCATCCGTGATTGGCTCAAGGCCTATCGCCGCGGTGGCTTTGATGCCCTGTTACCCAAGCCACGCGCTGATCGCGGCCAATCCCGGCGCTTGCCAGCCGAGGTGGTGGAGACGCTGCTGGCGATCAAGGAGGCCAACCCGAAACTCTCCGTCCAGCTGGTCATCCGCGCAGCCCGTGAGCGCCCCGAGGTGCCCGAGGCACTGCCCCTGCCGCCCTCGACCGTGCATCGGCTGCTCGCCCGCCATGGGTTGATGGAGCCACCCAAGGAGACGCCGATCGATCAGGACCGGCGCCGTTTCGCCTTTGCCCAGGCCGGGGAGCTGTGGATGAGCGATGTGATGCACGGCCCCAGCGTGGTGGTGGGCGGGCGAGTGAAGCGCAAGACCTATTTGATCGCCTTCATCGATGACGCCACCCGGGTGATCCCGCATGCGGCCTTCGCGCTTTCGGAGAATACGCGGGCGTTCTTGCCGGTGCTGAAAACGGCGGTGGCCAAGCGCGGGCTGCCGGCTCGGCTGTATGTCGACAATGGCGCCAATTACCGCTCCCAGCAGTTGGCGCTGGTGTGCGCCAAGCTGGGGATCGCCTTGATTCACGCCCGTCCCTATCGCCCTCAGGGCAAGGGCAAGATCGAGCGTTGGTTCAAGACGGTACGGGCGCAGTTGCTCACCCGGCTGACCTCGGAGGATACCGCCAGCCTGGAGGCGCTCAATCGCCGGCTGGCGACCTGGGTCGAGGGGGAGTATCACCTCAGTCCCCATCGCGCCCTGGAGGGGCTCACACCGCTGGAGCGGTGGGCGCAAAGCGCCGAGGCGCTGCGTTATCCCGAGCCGTCCTTGGATCTGGCCGATGTGTTTTTGTTCGAGGCCCAGCGCAAGGTGCAGAAGGATCGTACCGTGAGTCTCAACGGGGTGGTCTATGAGGTCGATGCGCTCTTGGTGGGAGAGACGGTGACCTTGCGCTTCGATCCCGAGGCGCCGCCGGAGCGTGGGGTGCAGGTGTGCCATCACGGCAAACGCATCGAAGTGGCGCGTCCGGTGCAGACCTATGCCAATTGTTTTGTCCGTCGTGAGCGTCCGTCCTCGACCCTGCACAGCGACACCCCGGCGGCGGAGCCAGCGCCCTCGGCGCTGCGCCTGCGTGAGCTACCCGATGACGGGGAGGTGCGCTGA
- a CDS encoding transposase, producing the protein MARLPRVVVPGLPHHVTQRGNRRQQTFFGEDDYAEYRRLLSLSCQVCETQVLAYCFMPNHVHLILVPATETGLRDALGEAHRRYTRMINFRHGWRGHLWQERFHSFVMDERHLIAATRYVELNPVRARLCERPEDWEWSSARAHLTGVDDELVQVGPLLELISDWQHFLGEPEDGETVEALHAHARTGRPLGGDDFVEALERRLGRALKRRKPGPKPRQRETETRDMFDTGA; encoded by the coding sequence ATGGCAAGACTTCCGCGAGTGGTGGTTCCGGGGCTACCGCATCATGTGACGCAGCGCGGCAACAGGCGCCAACAAACCTTCTTTGGCGAAGATGATTACGCTGAATATCGGCGTTTACTCTCGCTTTCCTGTCAGGTCTGCGAAACGCAGGTACTGGCTTACTGCTTCATGCCCAATCATGTGCATCTAATTCTGGTGCCCGCCACGGAGACGGGTTTGCGCGATGCTTTGGGGGAAGCGCATCGGCGCTACACCCGGATGATCAATTTTCGCCACGGCTGGCGCGGGCACCTTTGGCAGGAACGGTTTCACTCGTTTGTCATGGATGAGCGGCATTTGATCGCCGCGACTCGGTATGTGGAGCTCAATCCCGTGCGCGCGCGTCTGTGCGAGCGGCCAGAAGATTGGGAGTGGTCGAGTGCGCGCGCCCATTTGACGGGAGTGGACGATGAGCTTGTCCAAGTCGGGCCGCTGTTGGAGTTGATTTCAGACTGGCAACATTTCCTTGGTGAGCCTGAGGACGGGGAAACCGTCGAGGCATTGCACGCCCATGCCCGCACCGGGCGGCCGCTCGGTGGGGATGACTTTGTCGAAGCGCTCGAGCGGCGCCTCGGTCGTGCGCTCAAGCGCCGAAAGCCGGGACCGAAGCCACGCCAACGGGAGACGGAAACGCGGGATATGTTCGACACGGGCGCTTAA
- a CDS encoding methyltransferase, whose amino-acid sequence MPESFERRDFRAVLAEWRRVLKPGGILRLAVPDFAACAKLYHERCLADGLIGLICGGQRDTMDYHKMIFDEPFLKHELLGLGFKNIRCWDWQTTEHAQVDDYSQCYLPHLDKEAGTLMSLNLEGTR is encoded by the coding sequence TTGCCGGAGTCCTTCGAGCGCAGGGATTTCCGCGCGGTGCTCGCCGAATGGCGCCGGGTGCTGAAACCCGGCGGCATCCTGCGCCTGGCGGTGCCGGACTTCGCCGCCTGTGCCAAGCTGTATCATGAACGCTGCCTGGCCGATGGCCTGATCGGGCTGATCTGCGGCGGGCAGCGCGATACGATGGATTATCACAAGATGATTTTCGACGAGCCCTTCCTCAAGCACGAGTTGCTCGGGCTGGGTTTTAAGAACATCCGCTGCTGGGATTGGCAGACGACCGAGCATGCGCAGGTGGATGACTATTCCCAGTGCTATCTGCCGCATTTGGACAAGGAGGCGGGGACGCTGATGAGCTTGAACCTGGAGGGGACGCGGTGA
- a CDS encoding type II toxin-antitoxin system HigB family toxin has product MRVISKRPLRDFWQRHPEARPALEDWFRKASAVQAHSFAQLRETFGSADYVDGFTLFDVGGNRYRIAAVVHYDGQRLYVRQVMTHAEYDRNHWRRA; this is encoded by the coding sequence GTGCGGGTGATCTCCAAGAGACCGTTGCGGGATTTTTGGCAGCGGCATCCCGAGGCGCGGCCCGCGCTGGAAGACTGGTTTCGCAAGGCCAGCGCCGTGCAAGCCCACTCCTTCGCGCAGTTGCGCGAGACCTTTGGTTCGGCGGATTACGTCGATGGCTTCACCCTCTTTGACGTGGGCGGTAACCGCTACCGCATCGCCGCCGTGGTGCACTACGATGGCCAACGCCTGTATGTCCGGCAGGTGATGACTCATGCTGAGTATGATCGCAATCACTGGAGGCGCGCATGA